The Arachis hypogaea cultivar Tifrunner chromosome 19, arahy.Tifrunner.gnm2.J5K5, whole genome shotgun sequence genome has a window encoding:
- the LOC140181951 gene encoding uncharacterized protein isoform X1, producing MDLRFECLLPNQSYQPKEDFATPSRVHNLGMKSPHFSGNTNSNMPPNIHGCSSIQQNHLIIPPRVHSDINSEHKATNTVQKQLKLASKGVSSVDVAKLLLPSPTTPKEGTTKVGSSSSDQST from the exons atggatttgcgtttcgag TGCCTTCTACCAAATCAAAG TTACCAGCCAAAAGAAGATTTTGCTACACCTTCAAGGGTTCACAACCTAGGAATGAAATCTCCACACTTTTCAGGAAACACAAATTCCAACATGCCACCTAACATTCATGGCTGTAGTTCTATCCAACAAAACCATTTGATCATTCCTCCAAGAGTTCATTCTGACATCAATTCGGAACATAAAGCAACAAACACGGTACAGAAACAGCTTAAGCTTGCATCTAAAGGAGTTAGCTCCGTCGATGTTGCAAAGCTATTGTTGCCTTCTCCTACTACGCCAAAGGAAGGCACGACCAAAGTTGGTTCATCCTCTTCTGACCAAAGTACATAG
- the LOC112779721 gene encoding uncharacterized protein yields the protein MKQKCYIWGTRLKEDTDGNTNEYEEMCTLIAQDEYILMSMHLASLQAKSDIESQIVSAICLILNQKNEKRFQEQIYCLLPDIVSMALLDHPNWEFISPKTNKEFRVEG from the exons atgaaacaaaagtgctacatctgggggacgagactgaaggaagaCACAGATGGCAATACTAACGAGTATGAGGAGATGTGCACTCTCATTGCCCAAGATGAATACATTTTGATGAGTATGCACCTTGCatccctccaggcaaaaagtgatatagaatctcag attgtatctgccatctgcctcatcctcaaccagaaaaatgaaaagaggtttcaagaacaaatatactgtctcctccccgatattgtg AGCATGGCACTTTTGGATCACCCAAATTGGGAATTCATATCACCGAAAACGAATAAGGAATTCAGAGTGGAAGGCTAA
- the LOC140181951 gene encoding uncharacterized protein isoform X2 encodes MGVCRSCWRLPPLCLVVLSRAAVPGRRKTSLPSPENSSGAIAGVWSPLLLEVAAGLLPNRFGDRRCSGLAVPSSVRVVETVAKVAWNRGFGCRNFDC; translated from the exons ATGGGGGTGTGTCGGAGTTGCTGGAGGTTGCCGCCGCTTTGCCTGGTTGTGTTGAGTCGCGCCGCCGTGCCTGGCCGCCGGAAAACCtcgctgccgtcgccggaaaactcTTCCG GCGCCATTGCCGGAGTCTGGTCACCGCTActacttgaggtggctgccgggctgctgccgaaccggttcggagaccgccgctgttCCGGTTTAGCCGTTccttcttcggttcg agttgttgagactgttgcgaaagtggcttggaacAGAGGTTTTGGCTGCCGGAATTTTGATTGTTGA